Proteins encoded in a region of the Desulfovibrio sp. TomC genome:
- a CDS encoding methyl-accepting chemotaxis protein: MRLTLTGKIIALLLFTVALLTLATSVTVHVYLSDGLNRMSQHEIDTKADAVDSMLKEASQEVRGVTYLLATRPDIATAIAAKDTAKLVAIAKEAQRELRIEFVTIADAQGVVVARGHSDKIGDSVKNQINVQKALAGQGSVGLEEGTAVKFSLRAGYPVYDNGKVIGSVTTGINLSSSNAFVDEMKKVLGTECTIFYGDTRVATTIERDGKRVVGTKMDNQLVLETVLQKGTRFLDVNKIIGQDYNTAYWPLKGADGKIAGMMFIGRDRASIAATERTIMYSTLTASCAVALIVMVVGFFTARGMTAPLRRVMDLARKVSRGDFDAVAEGRFSGEMAELKNTIERMVVSLKAKIAEAEAMSQEANEEAKCAEAARSEAEAARSMAEVAKREGMAEAAENLGVVIESIIAASGQLESQVEQVRNGADHQRDRLREVVEAIAQMTATVLDVARNASRAAQSAEDTKAKASAGSAVVEESMRSIDRVNTVSSDLKGAMSALGEQTQAIGRVMSVISDIADQTNLLALNAAIEAARAGEAGRGFAVVADEVRKLAEKTMTATKEVGQAVVSIQQSVSGNIVSVDKAGQAVAEATELAGRSGEVLREILALAEASAREVAGIAAASEQQSAAAEEINRAMNEVSEVVETTSNGMHESAQAVHALADLSGDMDQIIVKLRNG, translated from the coding sequence ATGCGTTTGACCCTCACCGGAAAGATCATTGCCCTGCTTCTTTTCACTGTCGCGCTGCTGACCCTGGCCACTTCCGTCACCGTGCATGTCTATCTTTCCGACGGGCTCAACCGCATGAGCCAACATGAGATCGACACCAAGGCCGATGCCGTGGATTCGATGCTCAAGGAAGCCAGCCAGGAAGTGCGGGGCGTGACCTATCTGCTGGCCACCCGCCCGGATATCGCCACGGCCATCGCCGCCAAGGACACGGCCAAACTCGTCGCCATTGCCAAGGAAGCCCAGCGTGAACTGCGCATTGAATTCGTCACCATCGCCGACGCCCAGGGCGTGGTGGTGGCCCGGGGGCATTCCGACAAGATCGGCGATTCCGTCAAAAATCAGATCAACGTGCAAAAGGCCCTGGCCGGCCAGGGGTCGGTCGGCCTGGAAGAAGGCACGGCCGTCAAATTCTCTCTGCGGGCCGGCTATCCGGTCTATGACAACGGCAAAGTCATCGGTTCCGTCACTACCGGCATCAACCTGTCCTCCAGCAACGCCTTTGTCGACGAAATGAAAAAGGTGCTTGGCACCGAGTGTACCATTTTTTACGGCGACACCCGGGTGGCCACCACCATCGAGCGGGACGGCAAACGGGTGGTGGGCACGAAGATGGACAATCAGTTGGTCCTCGAGACGGTGCTCCAAAAAGGCACCCGTTTCCTCGATGTCAACAAGATCATCGGCCAGGACTACAACACCGCCTACTGGCCTCTTAAAGGAGCCGACGGCAAGATTGCCGGCATGATGTTTATCGGGCGCGACCGGGCTTCCATTGCCGCTACCGAGCGCACCATCATGTATTCGACCCTGACCGCCTCCTGCGCCGTGGCCCTGATCGTCATGGTCGTGGGCTTTTTCACCGCCCGGGGCATGACCGCGCCGCTGCGCCGGGTCATGGATCTGGCCCGCAAGGTGTCGCGGGGCGATTTCGACGCCGTGGCCGAGGGGCGTTTTTCCGGCGAGATGGCAGAGCTTAAAAATACCATCGAGCGGATGGTGGTGAGCCTCAAGGCCAAGATCGCCGAGGCCGAGGCCATGAGCCAGGAGGCCAACGAAGAGGCCAAGTGCGCCGAAGCGGCCAGATCCGAGGCCGAAGCTGCCCGCAGCATGGCTGAAGTGGCCAAGCGCGAGGGCATGGCCGAGGCGGCCGAGAATCTCGGCGTCGTCATCGAGAGCATCATTGCCGCTTCAGGGCAGCTCGAATCCCAGGTGGAGCAGGTGCGAAACGGGGCCGACCACCAGCGCGACCGGCTGCGCGAAGTGGTGGAAGCCATTGCCCAGATGACCGCCACCGTCCTGGATGTGGCCAGAAACGCCTCCCGGGCCGCCCAGTCCGCCGAGGACACCAAGGCCAAGGCCTCGGCCGGCTCGGCCGTGGTCGAGGAATCCATGCGCTCGATTGACCGGGTCAACACCGTGTCGTCCGATCTCAAGGGAGCCATGAGCGCGCTTGGCGAGCAGACGCAAGCCATCGGCCGGGTCATGTCCGTCATTTCCGACATTGCCGACCAGACCAACTTGCTGGCCTTAAACGCCGCCATTGAGGCGGCCCGGGCCGGCGAGGCCGGACGCGGGTTTGCCGTGGTGGCCGACGAGGTCAGGAAGCTGGCCGAGAAGACCATGACCGCCACCAAGGAAGTGGGGCAGGCGGTGGTGAGCATCCAGCAATCGGTGTCGGGCAACATCGTCAGTGTGGACAAGGCCGGGCAGGCCGTGGCCGAGGCCACCGAGCTGGCCGGCCGTTCCGGCGAGGTGTTGCGCGAGATTTTGGCCCTGGCCGAGGCCAGCGCCCGCGAGGTGGCCGGCATTGCCGCCGCCTCCGAGCAGCAGTCTGCCGCAGCCGAGGAGATCAACCGGGCCATGAACGAGGTCAGCGAGGTGGTGGAAACCACCAGTAACGGGATGCATGAGTCGGCCCAGGCCGTCCACGCCCTGGCCGACCTGTCCGGCGACATGGACCAGATTATCGTCAAGCTGCGAAACGGCTAA
- a CDS encoding peroxiredoxin, with product MHEHEHEHEYEDDCCGGDEIPAASVGQPVADFSLKVYDPVEGFFGEMDMEQIQEAGKWTILFFYPADFTFVCPTELADLATKHEELVKLGFEVFSVSTDTEFAHLAWRTTEKLLENVKFKMAADPTGKVSRYFGVYDEESGLALRGTFIINPDGMLVSKEVNFYNVGRNADELLRKCQANVYLRANPAEACPAKWVPGGQTLTPSEKLVGHVYESMKK from the coding sequence ATGCACGAACATGAACACGAGCACGAATACGAAGACGATTGCTGCGGCGGCGACGAAATCCCGGCCGCTTCCGTTGGCCAGCCCGTGGCCGACTTTTCGCTCAAAGTCTACGACCCGGTCGAAGGCTTTTTCGGCGAGATGGACATGGAGCAGATCCAGGAAGCCGGCAAATGGACCATCCTGTTCTTCTACCCGGCCGACTTCACCTTTGTCTGCCCGACCGAGCTGGCCGATCTGGCCACCAAGCACGAAGAGCTGGTGAAACTGGGCTTTGAGGTCTTCTCCGTGTCCACCGACACCGAGTTCGCCCACTTGGCCTGGCGCACCACCGAGAAGCTGCTGGAAAACGTCAAGTTCAAGATGGCCGCCGACCCCACCGGCAAGGTGTCGCGCTACTTCGGCGTCTACGACGAAGAGTCGGGACTGGCCCTTCGCGGCACGTTCATCATCAATCCCGACGGGATGCTGGTGTCCAAGGAAGTGAATTTCTATAATGTCGGCCGCAACGCCGACGAGCTGCTGCGCAAGTGCCAGGCCAACGTCTACCTGCGCGCCAACCCGGCCGAGGCCTGCCCGGCCAAATGGGTTCCCGGCGGACAGACCCTGACGCCTTCGGAAAAGCTCGTGGGCCACGTCTACGAGTCCATGAAGAAATAG